The following are encoded together in the Juglans microcarpa x Juglans regia isolate MS1-56 chromosome 2D, Jm3101_v1.0, whole genome shotgun sequence genome:
- the LOC121250222 gene encoding patellin-4-like yields MAGKKETRHNENEHEKAQNGSGNNDHDDQTENLNSHIRQETDQEDESTCAAEMKSKKKNELLQFRLKVEDAIIGNYLLGKPGRNPSATQANSKTKEQPRDVTIWGVPLLPSKGHAGTDFVLLKFLRARDFKVQDAFEMLRKTLRWRKEFKIDGILEEKLGSDLENITYFKSRDREGHPLCYVMYGALQDKELCKKAFGTEEKCRKFLRWNMKNMEKGIKKLSFSNGGRADSIVYIVDLKNFQGPGMEEVRSINKKFMMLIADYYPEIIHKFIVINVPFWYYASHLLLLRSMSRRDKKNFIFASTARVPKTLLKFIAPENLPVEYGGLKRENDEDFTPAEKASELIIRGTSNTHIEFPVTEAGVTMVWDVTVVRGDVSYKEEFIPNDEGSYNILVQNRKKMGETVRNSFYISEPGRIVITIDNDTFKKKRVFYRSKTKPTNIPSYVRLLE; encoded by the exons ATGGCGGGGAAGAAAGAGACGAGGCACAATGAGAATGAACATGAGAAAGCCCAAAATGGAAGTGGGAataatgatcatgatgatcagacTGAAAATTTGAACAGCCACATACGCCAAGAAACTGATCAAGAAGATGAAAGCACTTGTGCTGCTGAAATGAAgagcaagaagaagaatgagTTACTGCAGTTCCGTCTCAAGGTCGAGGACGCGATTATTGGGAATTATCTTCTTGGCAAACCGGGCAGGAATCCTTCAGCTACGCAAGCAAACTCGAAGACAAAAGAACAGCCAAGAGATGTTACCATTTGGGGTGTGCCTTTATTGCCAAGTAAAGGTCATGCAGGGACCGATTTTGTGCTCTTGAAATTCTTGAGAGCCAGAGATTTCAAGGTTCAGGACGCTTTTGAGATGCTCCGTAAGACGCTTCGATGGCGGAAGGAATTCAAGATTGATGGAATACTTGAAGAGAAGTTGGGTTCTGACCTCGAAAATATTACTTACTTCAAAAGCAGAGACAGGGAGGGCCACCCTTTGTGTTACGTTATGTATGGAGCTCTCCAGGACAAGGAATTGTGCAAGAAAGCGTTTGGGACGGAAGAGAAGTGCAGGAAGTTTCTGAGGTGGAACATGAAAAACATGGAGAAGGGAATCAAGAAGCTGTCCTTCAGCAACGGAGGCCGTGCGGACTCCATTGTGTATATCGTAGATTTAAAGAATTTTCAAGGACCAGGAATGGAAGAGGTTCGTTCTATtaacaagaaattcatgatgctgATTGCAGACTATTATCCTGAGATCATTCACAAATTT ATTGTTATAAACGTACCATTTTGGTACTATGCATCCCATTTGCTGCTTTTACGGTCCATGAGTCGGAGAGACAAGAAAAATTTCATCTTTGCAAGTACAGCAAGAGTTCCAAAGACCCTTCTCAA gttTATAGCCCCAGAAAATCTTCCAGTCGAATATGGTGGCCTCAAGAGAGAGAACGATGAGGACTTCACTCCTGCAGAGAAGGCTTCAGAGCTTATAATTAGAGGAACTTCAAATACGCATATCGAGTTTCCAGTCACTGAG GCCGGGGTGACAATGGTGTGGGATGTGACTGTAGTCAGAGGGGATGTGTCCTACAAGGAGGAATTCATTCCAAACGATGAAGGCTCGTACAATATCTTGGTCCAAAATCGAAAGAAAATGGGAGAGACTGTTAGAAACTCCTTCTACATCAGTGAACCTGGCAGAATTGTGATAACCATTGACAATGACACCTTCAAGAAGAAGAGAGTCTTCTACAGATCTAAAACCAAACCCACGAATATCCCTAGCTATGTACGACTTCTCGAGTAG